One region of Pseudomonas sp. B21-040 genomic DNA includes:
- a CDS encoding LuxR C-terminal-related transcriptional regulator — MPIPPSGPKLHLSADRALQLIPDTKVIPPRGARQLMPRASLMSRLMEARRQRCVAIQGPAGSGKTSTMLAWRRELIAIDFDVAWLSLTGEDNEPARLANCLLASVAEVDATLAREAALLLAEGGGELALEHWIIVLLQAIAEHGTDLVVMIDDVHHLNDPDIFKVLGWLLDYAPPNLHLVLGTRSVLPATLPLARLRTQGHLTEYDLRDLRFNVEESERYLRQFGEISTHDAEVLHDLTDGWVAGLQLFAIDLKSKQGSSFSRMQVRGAGAFAQYFEQEVLVHLPLADRQLLTHSSICNRFTAPLCARLVGKPHAIAGMMSQLTRLDSDNLFITQIKSHDRETWYRLHPLLREVLREHLSREPEEEQKKLHAVARDWLFEQGHIDEAVRHAVMAGDFQIAAEIVEACAHELMARGSLSQLPNLLRKLPMEQMRERYSLQLVMAQLQLHAHNFAEGQAILDHLEAHQDRLNTQQRQGLLVTRGTLAMQRDLTEAAWSLAPELEAIPDDADDLILTGRASILAWLSLFSGDHERVRAIIQQSDRPNTSPRRTLIGRCIYGVSLVHEGRISEAENIFRNTLEEVKPHGSSAAVAGHAAAAFLASLLYEQNNLAEVCQLLEPRLDVLERISLPNIVLHSLLALSRAYWLKGEQTQALVYLGRLKEYAQRYDLERLLATALYVRMRWHLEKYQTSQAEVLLAQLQGLADKQAGILRGTPLMIQLLAMRATVELSFYQREFSQAIQHIAPLIELCEMATHWQLATIVRLQLCMAEKGQGNDGQAHQHLIEVLRQGHRLGLVRSLLDVAPPLPSMLNDLLQAKALDPVLAFYAQRLIAAATQAENAERKVVLPMASLSERETEVVQLMAQAMTNKKIARTLGVSPETVKWHVKNLFAKLGVAGRIEAIAKWRDQNID; from the coding sequence ATGCCCATTCCGCCCTCAGGCCCCAAGCTCCACCTGTCAGCCGACCGGGCTCTGCAACTCATCCCGGATACGAAGGTCATTCCGCCTCGCGGCGCCCGTCAACTGATGCCCCGCGCATCGCTGATGAGCCGCTTGATGGAGGCGCGCCGACAACGCTGCGTAGCCATTCAGGGGCCGGCCGGGAGTGGCAAGACCAGCACCATGCTGGCCTGGCGACGAGAACTGATCGCGATCGATTTCGACGTGGCCTGGTTGTCGCTGACGGGCGAGGACAACGAGCCCGCACGGCTGGCCAATTGCTTGTTGGCCAGTGTTGCCGAAGTCGATGCCACACTTGCTCGGGAGGCCGCACTGCTGCTCGCAGAGGGTGGCGGCGAGCTGGCGCTCGAGCACTGGATCATCGTCTTGCTCCAGGCCATCGCGGAGCACGGCACCGACTTGGTGGTGATGATCGATGACGTGCATCACCTGAATGACCCCGACATCTTCAAGGTGCTGGGCTGGCTGCTCGACTATGCACCGCCGAACCTGCATCTGGTGCTCGGCACGCGCAGCGTTTTACCCGCCACACTTCCGCTTGCCCGCCTGCGCACGCAAGGTCATCTGACCGAGTATGACTTGCGGGACTTGCGTTTTAACGTCGAAGAGTCAGAGCGCTACCTGCGCCAGTTTGGCGAAATAAGTACCCACGATGCCGAGGTCTTGCACGACTTGACCGATGGCTGGGTGGCTGGGTTGCAACTGTTTGCGATTGACTTGAAATCCAAGCAGGGCAGCAGTTTCAGTCGCATGCAGGTTCGTGGTGCGGGTGCTTTTGCGCAGTATTTTGAGCAGGAGGTGCTGGTCCATTTGCCACTCGCCGACCGGCAATTGCTGACTCACTCTTCAATCTGTAATCGCTTCACGGCACCGTTGTGTGCCCGGCTCGTCGGCAAGCCGCATGCGATTGCCGGGATGATGAGCCAGTTGACCCGACTGGACAGCGATAACCTGTTTATCACTCAGATTAAAAGCCACGACCGGGAAACCTGGTACCGCCTCCATCCGCTATTGCGCGAGGTACTGCGTGAACATCTGAGCCGTGAGCCCGAAGAAGAGCAGAAAAAACTGCATGCGGTCGCTCGGGACTGGCTCTTTGAACAAGGTCATATCGACGAGGCGGTTCGTCATGCGGTCATGGCCGGCGATTTCCAGATTGCCGCCGAGATTGTCGAAGCGTGTGCGCACGAATTGATGGCGCGTGGCTCCCTGAGCCAGCTGCCCAACCTGCTGCGCAAGTTGCCTATGGAACAAATGCGTGAGCGCTACAGCCTGCAATTGGTGATGGCCCAATTGCAGCTCCATGCGCATAACTTCGCAGAAGGACAGGCGATACTCGATCACCTGGAGGCGCATCAGGATCGGCTCAATACCCAGCAACGCCAGGGCCTGCTGGTCACCCGTGGCACGCTGGCCATGCAGCGCGACCTGACCGAGGCGGCCTGGTCCCTTGCTCCGGAACTGGAAGCGATTCCTGACGATGCCGACGATTTGATCCTGACCGGGCGCGCCTCCATTCTCGCATGGCTGTCTCTGTTCAGCGGCGATCACGAGCGAGTGCGAGCGATCATCCAGCAAAGCGACCGCCCGAACACATCGCCGCGCAGGACCCTGATCGGCCGTTGTATCTATGGCGTGAGCCTGGTGCACGAAGGACGTATCAGTGAGGCGGAAAATATCTTTCGCAACACCCTGGAAGAGGTCAAACCGCACGGCAGCAGTGCGGCGGTCGCTGGTCATGCGGCCGCGGCTTTCTTGGCCAGCCTGTTGTACGAACAGAACAACCTGGCCGAGGTCTGCCAATTGCTGGAACCGCGCCTCGACGTGCTGGAGCGGATCTCCCTGCCCAATATCGTGCTTCACAGTCTGCTGGCGCTGAGCCGGGCTTACTGGCTCAAGGGCGAGCAAACCCAGGCGCTGGTCTATCTGGGCCGTCTCAAAGAGTATGCGCAACGCTACGACCTGGAGCGTCTGCTGGCCACGGCACTGTACGTGCGGATGCGTTGGCACCTCGAAAAATACCAGACCTCACAGGCCGAAGTGCTGTTGGCGCAACTCCAGGGGCTGGCCGACAAACAGGCCGGTATCCTGCGCGGCACCCCATTGATGATCCAGTTGTTGGCCATGCGGGCCACAGTCGAGTTGAGTTTCTATCAGCGAGAATTCAGCCAGGCGATTCAGCACATCGCACCGCTGATCGAACTGTGCGAAATGGCAACACATTGGCAACTAGCGACCATTGTGCGACTGCAACTCTGTATGGCCGAGAAAGGCCAGGGAAACGATGGGCAGGCCCATCAGCACCTGATCGAGGTCCTGCGTCAGGGGCACCGGTTGGGCCTGGTTCGCAGCCTGCTCGATGTGGCGCCGCCGTTGCCGAGCATGCTGAACGACCTGCTGCAAGCCAAGGCGCTCGACCCGGTGCTCGCCTTCTATGCACAACGGCTGATTGCGGCCGCTACGCAGGCAGAGAACGCCGAGCGTAAGGTGGTTTTGCCAATGGCATCGCTGAGTGAGCGAGAGACCGAGGTCGTGCAGTTGATGGCACAAGCGATGACCAACAAGAAGATTGCCCGCACCCTTGGCGTGTCGCCGGAAACGGTGAAATGGCACGTCAAGAATCTGTTCGCCAAGCTGGGTGTGGCTGGTCGGATAGAAGCGATTGCTAAATGGCGTGATCAGAATATCGACTAG
- a CDS encoding DUF1302 domain-containing protein, whose product MNKNNKICHASIHRGLLASAILTGLGIAPVQAFEIDTGSQDVSVRFDNTVKLNYAQRVQSADSKLANAWNNNDGDRNFSSGSPVAQRVDVLSELDVAFKKTAGFRVSANSWYDHAYDDVGSFNPSTNQLNDGKPDSRHLSGYAERYNNGPSSEILDAFLFGNTEVGDESLLSGRLGKTTQYWGESVLSFTHGVSYGQSGLDISKALAVPGTEAKELFIPRTQLSTNFTINPQWSIGAQYFLDWNAARIPESGTYLGFNDGIQSGGHNLSIIGAANPLFGEAGPLGANQFLRLQNGHTYTPDKTGDFGLMAKWSPAWLDGTLGFYYRKTSDILPNVVLHPTAVGPAQLISGVVGSYNQFYADDIDIYGISLSKNIEGVSVGLDVNYRHNMPLSSVAATVSQAAAAAGTPGFISSFNGENAVARGNTVHAVLNGLATFGNTPVWDSSSLLVELAYSRWLSVTDNEQLFKGEDWYHGIDKVSKDNYVLGMNFNPTWYQVFPGINMYMPVSYTVGLSGDSSVQMGGNTGTGSYSVGVGMDVHDEYRFDLKYVANFGDFDMCKSPGSVGRPGDGATPGVNGSYSCVVGQPTTFAGSSAQISDRGMVTATFKTTF is encoded by the coding sequence ATGAATAAAAATAATAAGATCTGTCATGCCAGCATCCATCGAGGTCTTCTTGCTTCGGCAATTCTGACGGGGCTGGGGATAGCCCCCGTACAGGCTTTCGAGATCGATACGGGCAGCCAGGATGTTTCGGTCCGTTTTGACAACACGGTCAAGCTTAACTACGCGCAGCGCGTGCAAAGTGCCGATTCCAAGCTGGCCAACGCCTGGAACAACAACGACGGTGATCGCAACTTCTCGTCCGGCAGTCCTGTTGCCCAGCGCGTGGACGTACTCTCCGAACTGGATGTGGCCTTCAAGAAAACGGCAGGGTTCAGGGTCAGTGCCAACAGCTGGTACGACCACGCCTATGACGATGTCGGCAGCTTCAATCCATCGACCAACCAGCTCAACGATGGCAAGCCGGACTCCCGTCACTTGAGCGGTTATGCCGAGCGTTACAACAACGGTCCTTCTTCCGAAATTCTCGATGCCTTCTTATTTGGCAATACGGAAGTCGGTGATGAGTCGCTGCTCAGTGGCCGACTGGGTAAAACCACTCAGTACTGGGGTGAAAGCGTCTTGTCCTTCACTCACGGTGTCAGCTATGGCCAGTCCGGGCTTGATATCAGCAAGGCACTGGCCGTGCCTGGTACCGAAGCGAAAGAACTGTTCATCCCGCGTACCCAGTTGTCCACCAACTTTACGATCAATCCGCAGTGGTCGATCGGGGCGCAGTATTTTCTGGACTGGAACGCCGCGCGTATCCCCGAGTCCGGTACGTATCTGGGCTTTAACGATGGCATCCAGAGTGGCGGGCACAACCTGTCGATCATCGGGGCAGCCAATCCGCTGTTCGGTGAGGCAGGGCCGCTAGGCGCCAATCAGTTCCTGCGACTCCAGAACGGTCATACCTATACACCGGACAAGACGGGCGATTTCGGGCTGATGGCCAAGTGGAGTCCTGCGTGGTTGGACGGTACCTTGGGTTTCTACTACCGCAAAACGTCCGACATCCTGCCGAACGTGGTGTTGCACCCGACCGCTGTCGGTCCCGCGCAGCTGATCTCGGGTGTGGTGGGCAGCTACAACCAGTTTTATGCCGATGACATTGATATCTACGGTATCAGCCTGTCGAAAAACATCGAGGGGGTCAGCGTCGGGCTGGATGTGAACTACCGCCACAACATGCCGCTGTCCAGTGTTGCCGCGACCGTCAGCCAGGCTGCGGCCGCTGCGGGTACACCCGGCTTCATCTCCAGCTTTAATGGCGAAAACGCCGTCGCACGCGGTAATACCGTGCATGCCGTGCTCAACGGCTTGGCAACCTTCGGCAACACGCCAGTGTGGGACAGCTCTTCGTTGCTGGTCGAACTTGCCTACAGCCGCTGGCTGTCCGTCACGGATAACGAGCAATTGTTCAAAGGCGAGGACTGGTACCACGGTATCGACAAGGTCTCCAAGGATAACTACGTCCTGGGCATGAACTTCAACCCGACCTGGTACCAGGTATTCCCCGGCATCAACATGTATATGCCGGTCTCTTATACCGTCGGTCTCAGCGGTGATTCTTCGGTACAGATGGGCGGCAACACGGGCACCGGCAGCTACTCGGTTGGCGTCGGCATGGACGTGCACGATGAGTACCGTTTCGACTTGAAGTATGTGGCCAATTTTGGCGATTTCGATATGTGTAAATCCCCCGGCAGCGTAGGCAGGCCAGGCGACGGTGCAACGCCGGGCGTCAACGGGAGTTACAGCTGTGTCGTCGGTCAACCCACCACGTTTGCGGGCTCAAGTGCCCAGATCAGTGACCGCGGCATGGTCACGGCGACGTTCAAAACCACATTCTGA
- a CDS encoding DUF1329 domain-containing protein translates to MKFAKNLLTATLALVIAGAAHAAVTPDQAAKLGTSLTAVGADKSASADGNIPAYTGGLTSIPAGFKAGDTFRPDPFESEKPRVVVSGKNAAEYADKLTATTQELLKRYPSFRVDVYPTHRTVALPQKVLENTAANALAAKTGDDGLALENALPGVPFPIPGTGNEAMWNHLLRYQGAAMTNKYDTWVNDATGSSSLASSGVAGIECPVYDPKRPAGPVAPDETYYKLKLTYTGPARRVGEAILVLDAVNSLKQPRRAWQYLPGQRRVKLAPDLAYDTPNPGTSGVMTYDDTFLFNGAMDRFDFKLVGKKEMLVPYNTYKLNYHKNPADIVTAKHLNPDLVRWEQHRVWVVEATLKPGKRHIYSKRTFYIDEDSWTILASDEYDTRGQLYRGGFAHLTYSYDAQAPDTLNHMIYDFAAGTYSVTGLYGAYGGMSYIQPQSKAQWSPESLAGTGVR, encoded by the coding sequence ATGAAGTTTGCTAAAAATCTACTGACGGCTACGTTGGCGCTGGTCATCGCCGGTGCTGCCCATGCAGCGGTAACCCCAGACCAGGCCGCCAAGCTCGGCACTAGCCTGACGGCGGTTGGCGCCGATAAATCCGCTAGCGCCGATGGCAACATCCCGGCGTACACCGGTGGCCTCACCTCTATTCCTGCGGGATTCAAGGCTGGTGATACGTTCCGCCCCGACCCGTTCGAAAGCGAAAAACCACGCGTGGTGGTCAGCGGCAAAAATGCCGCCGAGTACGCGGACAAGCTGACCGCGACGACCCAGGAACTGCTCAAGCGTTATCCAAGCTTTCGGGTAGACGTTTACCCGACTCACCGCACGGTGGCCTTGCCACAGAAGGTGCTGGAGAACACGGCTGCAAACGCGTTGGCGGCGAAGACCGGCGACGACGGCCTGGCGCTGGAAAATGCCCTGCCGGGCGTGCCGTTCCCTATTCCCGGCACTGGCAATGAAGCGATGTGGAACCACCTCTTGCGGTATCAAGGGGCGGCCATGACCAACAAATATGATACGTGGGTCAATGATGCGACCGGTTCCTCCTCGCTGGCCTCTTCGGGTGTCGCCGGCATCGAATGTCCGGTCTACGATCCCAAGCGCCCGGCGGGCCCGGTGGCTCCGGATGAGACTTACTACAAACTCAAACTGACCTATACGGGGCCGGCGCGACGTGTCGGTGAAGCCATCCTGGTGCTCGATGCGGTCAACTCGCTGAAACAGCCACGCCGGGCCTGGCAGTACCTGCCGGGGCAACGTCGCGTCAAGTTGGCGCCGGATCTGGCCTATGACACGCCGAACCCGGGCACCTCGGGTGTCATGACTTACGACGACACCTTCCTGTTCAACGGCGCGATGGACCGGTTCGACTTCAAGCTGGTCGGTAAGAAAGAAATGCTCGTGCCGTACAACACCTACAAGCTGAACTACCACAAGAACCCTGCTGACATCGTCACGGCCAAGCACCTGAACCCTGATTTAGTGCGCTGGGAACAGCATCGTGTGTGGGTAGTCGAGGCGACGTTGAAGCCGGGCAAACGCCATATCTACAGCAAGCGCACCTTCTACATCGACGAAGACAGCTGGACCATTTTGGCGTCCGACGAATATGACACGCGCGGCCAACTGTACCGTGGTGGCTTTGCTCATCTGACCTACAGCTATGACGCGCAGGCGCCGGACACCCTTAACCACATGATCTATGACTTCGCGGCAGGCACTTACAGCGTGACGGGCTTATACGGTGCTTACGGCGGCATGAGCTACATCCAGCCGCAGTCCAAGGCCCAATGGTCCCCTGAATCGCTGGCGGGCACAGGCGTTCGCTAA